The following DNA comes from Hordeum vulgare subsp. vulgare chromosome 3H, MorexV3_pseudomolecules_assembly, whole genome shotgun sequence.
GCAAGAGGAATGGGAAGAAGATTATGCTAATAGGTACACTAAAACTTTTTTCATCTTTTCATATGTAATGATTTAAATATCAGTGGTTCACTAATATTGATTTTCTTTGAAGAAAATAGTAACTTCAAAATTTATCATGTGTCTGTAACAATTGAAAGATGATTCTGAAAGTAAAACTTGAAACAAGAAACTCTCAGTTTGTGCATAATGCCAGATTGGGCAAATTATGATAGTTTGATGCTACTCTGCCACTAGCCCACTACTGCGGAAagagaaacttaaactactgctgGTCTTGGAAAGCGCAATGGCTGTATTATAACTTCTGGTTTACAACAGGAAGTAACATCTGCATTCATCTCAGGTTTGACATCAGCTGCTGCAACCTTGCTCTTTACATGTCTTTATGTGCTGATATGCCATAGCAAAGGGAAAAGACACAGGTTCCTTTGCAAGAAGACTAGCAGCAACACTGAAAAGAGTTATGAGGCCATGATAGCATCCCATGGATCCCTAGCTCCAGAAAGATACAAGTACTCAGAGGTAATCAAGATAACTTCTTCTCGCGAAAATCAGCTTGGAGAAGGAGGTTATGGAGTTGTTTTTAAAGGAAGACTAAGTAATGGTTGTCTTGTTGCCGTGAAATTCTTGCATGACTGCAAAGAAAGCGGAGACGAGTTTGTCAATGAGGTTATGAGCATTGGAAGAACCTCTCATATTAATGTTGTTAGCTTATTTGGGTTTTCTTTGGAAGGATCAAAACGAGCTCTAATATATGAGTTCATGCCCAACAGTTCCTTGGATAAATACATTTACTCAGAGAACCCCAAGGAAATTCTAGGATGggagaggctctatgtgatagcaaTCGGGATTGCTCGAGGCCTTGAATACTTGCATCATAGCTGCAACACACGCATCGTTCATTTTGATATCAAGCCTCAGAATATCCTTCTAGACAAGGATTTTAGCCCAAAGATTGCTGATTTTGGACTAGCTAAATTGTGTCATACAAAGGAGAGCAAGCTTTCAATGACGGGAGCTAGAGGAACAATTGGATTCATTGCACCAGAAGTTTACTCTCGAACCTTTGGAGTGGTTTCAATTAAGTCAGATGTTTATAGTTATGGAATGATGCTACTAGAGATGGTTGGAGGTAGGAAAAATGTAAAATCAACTGTTACAAAATCTAGTGAACAATATTTCCCAGATTGGATTTATGACCACTTTGAGAAAGAAGATGGATTACAAGCATGTGAAGTCACAAGTGGAGTTGAGGATATCGCGAAAAAGATGACCTTAATCGGCTTGTGGTGCATACAAGTATTACCTATGCATCGCCCTTCTATAACAAATGTCCTAGAAATGTTTGAGAGAAGCTTAGATGCTCTCGACATGCCGCCAAAGCAGAACTTCAGTGAATTACTGTAAGTTATTACTCCcatgttgttttgttgttttctatgcaattattaTTATGCAATAACATGACCTACAGGCTTAACTTGTATTCCAGTGAAAGTTCAGCTCACAATATGAATGTAGAAAGTGCAAGTTCTACCGGATCTGATGAGATAGGACTTGTGAAATCAAAAATTTCTAAGTTCAGCTCATAATATGGAAGTCGAAACTGCAAGTTCTCCTGGATACGAGGTGATACTCTTTGTGAATTGAAACTGCAAGTTCTACAAGCCTATGACTAGAAATCCACCTCTTCTCCCATTTTATCTCATTAGAAAGAAACTGCCAACCTTTTGGGCAGATAAGTTTGTGAATCCAAAATTTATATGATGATCAATGATAACTTCACAAAGCACATTAAATTTGTTATTGTATCATACAATACTAGAGAAGAAACTCCGCGAAGTTCCACGGGATGAGTTGTAACTATTTCAATGGGCTTTACTTTGGTTGTAATCAACAttaatatttaaaataaaaatacaagAATTCTTAGTAAAatacatactccctccattcctcttTATAGTAGCGCTTATACCAAGACGTGACCTGATCACCTGACACTCTCATTTGGACAGGAATTGCCCCTCCACCTGCTAACTCTATCACAGCACATGGGTGCCTGCTGCTGCACTCCGTGAACTAGCAGGCGAGGGCTATTGTGGTCAAACAAGCCTCGCTGGGCTTAGATGCACTAGGTTTCGGAATCAAGCCCAAAAAACTATACACATTAGAATATTGATTGGAGGGATTATAATTTATTATAAGTTCTGATTATTGTAGAAATgtaaattattttaaaatataagtaGCACGTATGATACATATTAAGGTGTTTCATTTCCCATGCATGATGATATATTAAGTTGTCATAGTTGCATAAGATGATATATTAAGTTGGCATAGTTGCACAAAATAACATTATAATTTGTGTATGACAACATGTTGCATGTTGCAACGGCTGGTTTAAATTTAGCtctatgatcatctacaagatcaTACAGTTATCAAGTTAACCTGAATTTGTAGCACGAAGGGTTCGAATATGAAGCAAGTGGACTGGAAAAAAGCAATGTCATGTTATAGTAATTATCTTTATCTTCTATCCATAATATAAGTATATTTAACTGAAACAGAAGACAATTCGATCTCTACTATCATCtaggagggtgcttggatacgttttagtcccatgactaaaagtagtgagactaaaacttgctagcctcacccatgcttggatccaaatactaaagagactaaaatcaagttaatgagcatttattatcctgcaaaccctccaatccagaactcgtctaaagagttaaatgaggagagagaggactaatgcacattttagtaggggtacctctggctaaaagattttagcctcaagactagttttagcctctctttagtcaggggtgcttgaaactttagcctcttaaagagactagttttagtcagactagttttagtccattggatccaaacaccctctaagTAAGCACATACTAATACACCTACTAACTAATCCATCTAGCACTACCGCATCTAGTACTATTTATATACCTTGAGAAATGATCCATGTGTTCCGTCCAAGgtcagcgctactactaaaaagCACTATGTCTCCAAAGACTTATATATATGATGATCATGGATCATTGTTTGGGTGTCCGATGTGTGTTGCGTTCCAACCACTAAAAGGCACACTATGTCTACGAAGGCCTTTCAAGACTAGAAATTTCCTCCAAAACGCAATATATGAGGTTTTGGATCTAACTACGAGGCCTGAAATTTCAGAATCTAGACGCCAAAATTGTATCCATTTGAACATTTTGAGGATATATACATGTCAATTTGTAGCAAACAAATTTATGGTGGAATCAGATGATGCATACGTACTTGGTTCTCCGCTGAGTATAGGTGGTATCCACACAAGCAGATATACCCGTATTTTTTTCATGCGCACACGACCTTGCCGGCAACCATGGCTCTGGCGGTCAACCGAGGGTAAGACGGTGAATCACCAACCGAGCCAAGCCGAGAGCAGTTTGCCCCGCTCCGTATACCGTAGCCCCGTAGGCAACGACATGTCTGTGGCCCCTCAATCGCCGACCTAACCACAGCCGAAGAAGAGCTGATCTACAAGGATCACGACGGTAGCTATGGTGTCCCAGTGGCGCCTGAAAGGGGATGCCACTCGcacaaaccgtgcctctcgcacaAGAAAACATGTTTATTGTTTGTTTCTGAGAGGTACGACCGTTTCTCTTGTGGAAGCAAATATGTGCCTCTCACGGATGCAAAACCGCACCTCTTTTGAaaggaaaaacatatttttttcgtTTCCACACGCACGGTCATGCCTCTTACAGAAGCAAATCAGTGCCTTTCatgaaaaaaaaaaacagaaaacatgttttttcgtTTTCGAAagacacggccgtgcctctcgaaaaagcAAACCGTGCCTGTtgagaaaggaaaaaggcaaGTTTTCCCGTTTTCGAGAGgctagcaaaaccgtgcctctcatgaAAGATGGTTGGAAAACCAAAACACcaaaaaaagcccaaaaaaagccATTTACAAGGCAGAAAACGCATAcggaaaaataaaatgaaaaattgAAGGAAACACCCAAAAAGCGACACGTTGCGACGGCTGAGGACGCGCCAAGTGACGATGTATGAGAGTAACACTTGAAAGGCTCCCGAAGGAACACTTCTTAGATAGTTGCTCTCAAATTTATTGGACAATCAACGAAATGGCCGATTTTAGGAAAACGTGAACAAACTTAGAACTTTAGATAAAAAGAACTTGCAAAaggcaaaaacaaataaaattctGACTTTTCTTTCATTATGATTTTTTTGAAATCCTTCAAATTTCATTAAAACTGTGAACAACTTCTTAAAATTTTGAATAAACTTTAGACTCCAGATAATTTTGAAAAACCTGTTTTTTTTGACATGATGAAAGAGTTTTTTGGAATTCCATTTTTTTAAACGGGAACTCTTTTTTGTCTTTCAGACATTATTTGAAAAACCTACAAACTATTTTGATATTCCAAAAAGTGTTTAAATATTCTGATTTATGCGTAAGACATTATGGCACAAGTAGAAATTACTCAAGCCAGAACACAAAACACGTTATGCGAGTTTATCGACTTTGTCTCAGATGTTTTAGGTGAAAGACCTACTTTCAAACCAATAGAAATATTTTTTCCTCTTGTATTGACTTAAAAAATCACTTTTTTTGGTCATAGTAtttttcaccccccccccccttcaaatCCCAGCTCCGCCCTGGGATCATGGTGTGTAGAGaaagataaaaagaaaaaagaaaacgacGTGACGACTTTTTTGTTTGTCAAGTGGATGTCTGGACTACAATATAACTCTTCATATTTGTCACAGTTTTTACCAAAAATAGAGGCATGAACCACTTTGCGGACCAATAAATGAATGACAAAAGTTCTCGCAAAACAATCCGGACACCACAAAGCATTGAGGGTCTCCTTTGGATATGCATAAGATGACACCATTCGTACACATTCGTACAATAACGAGTGATCACCCATTTTCCGCTCCAATTTTTTTGAAGCCGACCCTGACAAAGATAGGTGCGCACTCACCTACCGTTTGCATGCATGTCCCAATCTCCCGACGCAAGCATCACGCAAAGCATGGCGTTAGTACGTAGTAATCGGCACGCACGAAGTAAAACCAATCAACTCGATCGGTAGTCTCACACACGGAACACATATAGACAAGTCCACGAATCAAAGTGACAAACGCGACACCACACTAGGAAACACGCGCGCGCGAGTCAAACAAACAGTCGCCGTTTACCTCTTCTCCATCCCCCTACATACCAACACAccgcacgtacgtacgtacgtgcctTCTTCCACATCCACCAGCCCTGCACCCACACGTCGCGATGCATGCACGAGCGCTCCTCTCCGTCGTAGCAGCCTGCGTGGTCGTGCTCCTGCACCACGGTACGGCGCCGGCGTCGGCGGCCGTGGCGACGTGCGCGCCGAGGGCGTGCGGGAACGTGACGATCCAGTACCCGTTCTGGCTCACGGAGGACGCCGCCGCCCAGACGTCTCCGCCGTGCGGCCCGTCGGCGTTCCAGGTGGACTGCCGGGGCGGCCGCGCGTCGCTGGCCCGCTCCTTCCGGGGCGGCTACAAGCTCCTCCGCGTCTCCTACGCCGACCGCGCCGTCGTCGTGGCCAACGACAACGTGCAGACGGACGCCGCCGGCTGCCCCGTGCCCAAGATCGACGTCTCCGCCAGCCTCAGCCTCGCGCCCTTCTCCGCCAGCCCCGCCAACCGCcagctcctcttcctcttcaACTGCACGTCGACGGCGACAGGGTTCGTCAACGTCACCTGCCCTAGCACGGCGGCCGTGGTGCGGCTCGACGCGCGGTACAACACCACCGACGCGAGGGCCGTGGCCGCCGGGTGTGACTACGCGGCGGTGCCGGTGGCCGGGTCGTTGTCGCCGGGCGCCGGCGCCGGGGTGGAGTACCCGCGGCTGCTGAGGGAAGGGTACCTGCTGCAGTGGAGGGCGTCCGCCGGGGACTGCGGTGCCTGCGGCGCAAGTGGCGGCCAGTGCGGGTACGACTCCGACGCCGAGGCGTTCGCCTGCGTTTGCGCCGACGGATCATCGCGCCCGGCCAGATGCGGTAAGCACTAGGCACTACCGGcttcataaaaaatgaaaagagtgtagtttttctttaaacaaaaaaacatagtagtttttaaaaacattgcCCAAATTTATGGTTACGAAATCTAGTCATAAGCAGCAGGTGTCTTCGATTAATAAAAATCTAATAGTGCCTATTTTATGTAAAGTCAACTAGCGTATACTCCCTTCGTCTTAGATTTGttacatatgaatgtatctaatcacattttagtatctacatacatccatttctagacaaatctaagacagaaAATTtaagacagagggagtactaccgAACTTATTACTGGTCAAAGCATGAATTTCATTGTCGAACTACACCTTATATTTCACAATTACTACTCGTTCCATTAACTTCTAATTTTCTAGAATACACAGATGCATGTGTATCATATATTCATAGAAGAAGGAATTAACTTCTTGCTTTGATGATATAGGAAACAAAAAGTAAATAGAAGCAATTAAAAGGTAGCATAGATTTAGTTTGAATTAGTTTCATTTTGAAGATCATAATTGCCACCAATTGCAAAATCTATGCAGCATTCTAAATTTTGAAGAATGTTTGATTTGAAGATAAGCACACACAATTGCACAGCACCAGAAGTACACCCACCAGAGGATGGCATACTATCAAGAGACCACAAAATGATAATAACTTGTAATTATGTAATAAAAAAATCCGGGTCTAAATTTCACGTCTTTTGCGCAAGTCATAGCAATGCTTCATATTTAAGAAATAATCTTCCAATCCACATTTAAAGTCCACACTGTATCCAAAACTCCACCATTTAAATATTACGCTCAATTCCGACCATTTACCATTTCAACAACCCCGTGGATGAGCATCGGCGTAGGCTAGAGATGCGAGCAATGAGGTGCTTACACGTGGATCCTACTAGTTAGTTTAGCGACCATATTTTGTATGTTGTGTTCTCTAAACACAAAATTACCATCGAGTTCTTGGGACATATTGTTTATGCATTAATATGAAACTTTTTTCCGAGAATATTAGATCTATTGTAAAGATTCACCGGAAGTGCAAGACAGCTCAACCAAAGtaaaaaataaataagaaaaacattatttgctACCGTGGAGCAAACATGATTTCTAAAATGCGTGACAAATAAATTTATACCGGATAAGAAAACCGCAATCAAGATTATCGATTTAGAAATGAAGACTTCTTGCTCGATTTAGATCCTcccaaataattaaaaaaaatgcTTGAGTGAGTCAATGTTGTCATGTGCTATTTCTAGCTGGCTAAACTTTTAGGACAAGGTTCCTAAGAGGTTCCCCCGGTTGACCGGCAACAGTAGCCGTGCTACTGAAACGACGTGCTGCACGCCCTTAGCTAGCTAGCTTGGACATGGCTCCTTGGTCAGCGGCTGTCATTGTCGACGATCGATCTCATCGTATCTAAAACTAAAACACAAACAGTATTCTGGCCAAACAGCCAATGGGTTCCGTGTTAGGTCCTACCTAAACTCGTGGGTATATATTCTTTAGCCGCAAGTAGCCGGGACTCCACGTCGTCCACCTCGGCAGCTAGCGTGTGTCTACATGCATGCACTCACCATATATACATCGCAAAGTGTGTACGTACACACAAGGTTCAAGTCAATCAACTCGAGTAACGACGTACGCATGTGTCCGGGAAGATGACTGTGATTTGGTTTGAATATTGTGACCGTCGTTCGTCATCCATGCTTATGTGTGTGGGAACTCAAGGGTAACTGATCAATCAATCTATATCAGATGGGTAACTTTTTTGTGGTCGAACCTGTTCATCGGGGTTTAAGGGCTACTAGAGTTAGCACGGGGTTTTCGGAAATTTTGTGATCAGTGGTACGTTGTCCCATCCACATTGAGATATTCTTAATGACTCTGTCAAATTTGAGATTTATCGGTCTTTTAAAGGTGTTCATTGACGATATATAATATGTACGCACATGTATTCATAAAGATGCATGTGTACGTACGTATACATACAATGTTTTCCGAAAGCTGGCGTTTGTCTCAACTAACCACACGCACGTGTCTTGGAGTATGAGTGTACGAcgaccgtgacttgcatgttttgaaTATTGTGGTCGGCATGCCTACGTGTCGTTTGAACACGACGGTAACTAATCAAGCTTAGCGCGTTCGATTTCTTGTCCCGGCCGGTAAAATTTCCTGTCGAACCCATGCATCCATTCAACCAGCTAGTCGTCGTTTAACTGTTGTCCGACAAATGGTCCGACAAATGCATGTATGTCCCGAGCACAGTACAAATGCATCACTATCAGCTTAATCAGTCTTCCATCGGAACCTGCTTCATTGATTAGTCTTCTGGCAAAATATATAATTTGGCCACTTGCTTTGTTGATGACTTGTCTATTGACTTTTTCCATGTTCGCAGATGGGAAGAAATCCAGCAACAAGGTCATCCTGATAGGTACGTGCAATTGTGTGTACGCAAGAAACCATGCGCTCCAACAACCATGCAAGAACTAGTACAACATGCTTGTCTCATCACGTTTTTCTGAGAATTAGTAACATCTTGATGGATAACTTTGCCGACGCAGAAGTTTGGCTCCTACCTCTGGATACTaagaaaaattataaaaaagtgTGCAAAGATATAAATAATTCCAAAAGAAAATCATAAACATGACCGAGTGTTCTACCCATGTGCAAATTTCATGAGAAAATTGCATCCATGTTCCTCCGGACAAAAATGAGAGAATCTATGCTATGGAAAAACCGTTGTTGAAGTTTTGGAGGTCCTTTTTTGTTTTTCGCCTAGAACACTATCAGTACTACTTCTATACAAACACTCACACGTGACTAGAATTCGTTAAttctttttacaatttttagactTTATTGTTCATGAAGGTGCGTGGGGAACCATGTTGACCGTGTTTTTTATTACTTTGAATCCCATACTAAGTGTAATTTTCGTTTCCAATTTCAGCATCACTCTCTGTCACATTTGGATTGATCCTCTTGGCATGCCTCGTCATCGCCTTGAAGTTTCATCGACAAATCCGCAATTTGAGTTTTTTCAGCGTCATGGACAAAACCAGCAAGGCAGACAACGCAAACGTTGAGAAGCTGCTGAAGAAGCACGGCTCTCTGGCTCCCCGGAGGTACAAGTACTCGGAGCTAAAGAAGATAACGAACAGCTTCAAGCAcaagcttggtgaaggcggctACGGTGCGGTGTTCCTCGGCACGCTTCCCACGGGAGACCGCCGAACGGTCGCCGTGAAGTTCCTCCACCACTCCAGGCCCAACGGCGAGGATTTCCTCAACGAGGTGATCAGCATCGGCCGGACGTCCCATGTCAACATCGTCACCTTGCTCGGGTTCTGCCTCGAGGGCTCCAAGCGCGCCCTTGTCTACGAGCACATGCCCAACGGCTCCCTCGACAGGTATATCTACTCGTCACCTTCATCAAAGCCCGAATCACCGGAGTCATCGACGACAAGGCTCAAGTGGGAGACGCTTCAAGAGATCGCGACGGGGGTGGCACGGGGGCTGGAGTACCTGCACGAGGGGTGCAACACGCGCATCATCCACTTCGACGTGAAGCCCCACAATGTGCTCCTCGACGAGGGGTTCCGGCCGAAGGTGGCCGACTTCGGCATGGCCAAGTTGTGCGACCCCAAAGAGAGCATCCTCTCCATGGCCGATGCTAGGGGTACCGTGGGGTTCATCGCGCCGGAGGTCTTCTCCCGTGGCTTCGGGGTCGTGTCCGCCAAGTCCGACGTCTACAGCTACGGGATGTTGCTGCTAGAGATGGTCGGTGGGCGGAGCAATGTCAAGGCCTACGCCGCAGCCAAGGAGACCGACATGTTCTTCCCGCTCTGGATCTACGACCACCTGCTCGGGGACGGCGGCGTGCTGGTA
Coding sequences within:
- the LOC123439273 gene encoding LEAF RUST 10 DISEASE-RESISTANCE LOCUS RECEPTOR-LIKE PROTEIN KINASE-like 2.4 produces the protein MHARALLSVVAACVVVLLHHGTAPASAAVATCAPRACGNVTIQYPFWLTEDAAAQTSPPCGPSAFQVDCRGGRASLARSFRGGYKLLRVSYADRAVVVANDNVQTDAAGCPVPKIDVSASLSLAPFSASPANRQLLFLFNCTSTATGFVNVTCPSTAAVVRLDARYNTTDARAVAAGCDYAAVPVAGSLSPGAGAGVEYPRLLREGYLLQWRASAGDCGACGASGGQCGYDSDAEAFACVCADGSSRPARCDGKKSSNKVILIASLSVTFGLILLACLVIALKFHRQIRNLSFFSVMDKTSKADNANVEKLLKKHGSLAPRRYKYSELKKITNSFKHKLGEGGYGAVFLGTLPTGDRRTVAVKFLHHSRPNGEDFLNEVISIGRTSHVNIVTLLGFCLEGSKRALVYEHMPNGSLDRYIYSSPSSKPESPESSTTRLKWETLQEIATGVARGLEYLHEGCNTRIIHFDVKPHNVLLDEGFRPKVADFGMAKLCDPKESILSMADARGTVGFIAPEVFSRGFGVVSAKSDVYSYGMLLLEMVGGRSNVKAYAAAKETDMFFPLWIYDHLLGDGGVLVMQGEDGSTGTREEMIARKMALVGLWCIQTVPANRPSMSKVLEMLERSIDELAMPPRPYHPTSPSNSPSLSHSLPSSYPSSASGFTQRSRSFTTESTT
- the LOC123441372 gene encoding LEAF RUST 10 DISEASE-RESISTANCE LOCUS RECEPTOR-LIKE PROTEIN KINASE-like 2.1 — protein: MYPTSLLSILFSLFLLHQRAHAECEPVTCGELPIKYPFWLGAPSDPSNASCGHPAFELRCADNSASASLRGSGIRVHDIDYDTSSFLVSHDRLTHGTDAVCCIDFNMSTILPLAPFDISPNNRALCFLYGCNGTEPGEGDYVNATGVPSCDWPISVYLGGSYDRDMPPVIPTGNCMYTYHPVLGSEAAISTAANYSRLLKSGFVLDWTGIGVGDCSACSASGGQCRYNNESAAFACLCPVGKLYELTCADWEVTSAFISGLTSAAATLLFTCLYVLICHSKGKRHRFLCKKTSSNTEKSYEAMIASHGSLAPERYKYSEVIKITSSRENQLGEGGYGVVFKGRLSNGCLVAVKFLHDCKESGDEFVNEVMSIGRTSHINVVSLFGFSLEGSKRALIYEFMPNSSLDKYIYSENPKEILGWERLYVIAIGIARGLEYLHHSCNTRIVHFDIKPQNILLDKDFSPKIADFGLAKLCHTKESKLSMTGARGTIGFIAPEVYSRTFGVVSIKSDVYSYGMMLLEMVGGRKNVKSTVTKSSEQYFPDWIYDHFEKEDGLQACEVTSGVEDIAKKMTLIGLWCIQVLPMHRPSITNVLEMFERSLDALDMPPKQNFSELLESSAHNMNVESASSTGSDEIGLVKSKISKFSS